One Kitasatospora sp. MAP12-44 DNA segment encodes these proteins:
- a CDS encoding DUF3050 domain-containing protein, with the protein MSTNRYHWDRQHPGLAALQQAIDPARRAVLSHPMYRRLDSLEAVRGFQQTHVFAVWDFMSLLKSLQRSLTCISLPWVPSGPTASRRLINDIVLVEESDEFGEGFISHFELYLAGMTQSGADTAPILAFVEQLREGRAVTEALKLAAAPQAAADFVAVTWDIIESAPVHCQAAAFAFGREDLIPEMFQQVIGIEDAQGQLGSFKDYLARHIEVDGEQHTPMAMQMLIDLCGDDDAKWSACAATVRTALEARLALWTAIHDSIA; encoded by the coding sequence ATGAGCACCAACCGCTACCACTGGGACCGTCAGCACCCCGGACTCGCCGCGCTGCAGCAGGCCATCGACCCGGCCCGCCGTGCCGTCCTCAGCCACCCGATGTACCGGCGGCTGGACAGCCTGGAGGCCGTCCGCGGCTTCCAGCAGACCCACGTCTTCGCGGTCTGGGACTTCATGTCGCTGCTCAAGAGCCTGCAGCGCAGCCTCACCTGCATCTCGCTGCCCTGGGTGCCGAGCGGCCCGACCGCCAGCCGCCGGCTGATCAACGACATCGTGCTGGTGGAGGAGAGCGACGAGTTCGGTGAGGGCTTCATCAGCCACTTCGAGCTCTACCTCGCCGGCATGACGCAGTCCGGGGCGGACACCGCGCCGATCCTCGCCTTCGTGGAGCAGCTGCGCGAGGGCAGGGCGGTGACCGAGGCGCTCAAGCTCGCCGCCGCTCCGCAGGCCGCCGCCGACTTCGTGGCCGTCACCTGGGACATCATCGAGAGCGCCCCGGTGCACTGCCAGGCCGCCGCCTTCGCCTTCGGCCGCGAGGACCTGATCCCGGAGATGTTCCAGCAGGTCATCGGGATCGAGGACGCCCAGGGGCAGTTGGGCAGCTTCAAGGACTACCTGGCCCGGCACATCGAGGTGGACGGCGAGCAGCACACCCCGATGGCGATGCAGATGCTGATCGACCTGTGCGGTGACGACGACGCCAAGTGGTCGGCCTGCGCCGCCACCGTGCGCACCGCGCTGGAGGCCCGGCTCGCCCTGTGGACCGCCATCCACGACTCCATCGCCTGA
- a CDS encoding transketolase C-terminal domain-containing protein, with the protein MTKLSYAKALNRALADELARDPAVCVFGEDVGAGLSGLTPGLQARFGADRVVDTPLSEQAFTSLALGAALTGMRPVVEFQIPSLLFLVFEQIANQAHKISLMTGGQIAAPVTYVVPGSGSRDGWAGQHSDHPYSLFAHVGVKTLLPATPTDAYGLLVSAIRDPDPVVLFAPAGALGVREDVTTELAPVPIGSARIHRPGEDVTVVAAGHLVHDALAVAEELAGEISVEVFDPRSLYPFDWPALAASLARTGRLVVIDDSNRMCGLGAEVIATVAEQGHRLRALPRRITRPDGAVLPFALGLDRAVQPGRAQLRDAVRAVLS; encoded by the coding sequence GTGACCAAGCTCTCCTATGCCAAGGCTCTGAACCGGGCGCTCGCCGACGAGTTGGCCCGCGACCCGGCGGTCTGCGTGTTCGGCGAGGACGTCGGCGCGGGCCTGTCCGGCCTCACCCCCGGCCTGCAGGCCCGATTCGGCGCCGACCGCGTGGTGGACACCCCACTCTCCGAGCAGGCGTTCACCTCGCTGGCGCTGGGCGCGGCGCTGACCGGGATGCGACCGGTGGTGGAGTTCCAGATCCCCTCGCTGCTCTTCCTGGTCTTCGAGCAGATCGCCAACCAGGCACACAAGATCTCACTGATGACGGGTGGTCAGATCGCTGCCCCGGTCACCTATGTGGTGCCGGGCTCGGGCTCGCGCGACGGCTGGGCGGGCCAGCACTCCGACCACCCGTACAGCCTCTTCGCCCACGTCGGGGTCAAGACCCTGCTCCCGGCCACGCCCACCGACGCCTACGGCCTGCTGGTCTCGGCGATCCGCGACCCGGACCCGGTGGTGCTGTTCGCCCCGGCGGGCGCGCTGGGCGTGCGCGAGGACGTCACCACCGAGCTGGCGCCGGTGCCGATCGGCTCGGCCCGGATCCACCGCCCGGGCGAGGACGTCACGGTGGTCGCCGCGGGGCACCTGGTGCACGACGCGCTGGCGGTGGCCGAGGAGTTGGCGGGTGAGATCTCGGTGGAGGTCTTCGACCCGCGCTCCCTCTACCCCTTCGACTGGCCGGCGCTGGCCGCCTCGCTGGCCCGCACCGGACGGCTGGTGGTCATCGACGACTCCAACCGGATGTGCGGCCTGGGCGCCGAGGTGATCGCCACCGTCGCCGAGCAGGGCCACCGGCTGCGCGCCCTGCCGCGCCGGATCACCCGCCCGGACGGCGCCGTCCTCCCGTTCGCCCTCGGCCTGGACCGCGCCGTGCAGCCCGGCCGGGCGCAACTGCGGGACGCCGTACGCGCCGTCCTGTCCTGA
- a CDS encoding thiamine pyrophosphate-dependent dehydrogenase E1 component subunit alpha, which translates to MTTPEAALHYRGMRLIRSFEEQALALVRSGEIVGGIHPYIGQEAVAVGVCAALRADDQLTSTHRGHGHVLAKGADPRRMLAELAGRESGLNKGRGGSMHAADLSLGILGANGIVGAGAPIAAGAAWAALRQGSDRVVATFFGDGALNQGVLLEAMNLAALWRLPVLFVCENNGYATTLAVRDGVAGSALGRAAAFGIPAQEVDGMDVAAVRAAAEQAVVRARSGAGPSFLECRTYRFEGHHTMERRVRVNYRTAEEIDSWRQRDPLELCGLDPVQRAEVDQEIAQLIAEAVRFALAGAHPDPAGALDHLYADGLRPRAGAPR; encoded by the coding sequence GTGACCACACCCGAAGCTGCGCTGCACTACCGGGGCATGCGCCTGATCCGCTCCTTCGAGGAGCAGGCGCTGGCCCTGGTGAGGTCCGGCGAGATCGTCGGCGGCATCCACCCGTACATCGGGCAGGAGGCGGTCGCCGTCGGCGTCTGCGCCGCGCTGCGCGCCGACGACCAGCTGACCAGCACCCACCGCGGGCACGGCCATGTGCTGGCCAAGGGCGCCGATCCACGGCGGATGCTGGCCGAGTTGGCCGGCCGCGAGAGCGGCCTCAACAAGGGCCGCGGCGGCTCGATGCACGCCGCCGACCTCTCGCTCGGCATCCTGGGCGCCAACGGCATCGTCGGCGCCGGCGCGCCGATCGCGGCCGGCGCCGCCTGGGCGGCGCTGCGGCAGGGCTCCGACCGGGTGGTGGCGACCTTCTTCGGCGATGGCGCACTCAACCAGGGCGTGCTGCTCGAGGCGATGAACCTGGCCGCGCTGTGGCGGCTGCCGGTGCTCTTCGTCTGCGAGAACAACGGCTACGCCACCACGCTGGCGGTGCGCGACGGCGTCGCGGGATCGGCGCTGGGCCGCGCCGCCGCCTTCGGCATCCCCGCCCAGGAGGTGGACGGCATGGACGTCGCGGCCGTGCGCGCCGCCGCCGAGCAGGCGGTGGTCCGCGCGCGCTCCGGCGCCGGGCCGTCCTTCCTGGAGTGCCGGACGTACCGCTTCGAGGGACACCACACCATGGAGCGCCGGGTCAGGGTCAACTACCGCACAGCGGAGGAGATCGACTCCTGGCGGCAGCGCGATCCACTGGAGCTCTGCGGCCTGGATCCCGTGCAGCGCGCGGAAGTCGACCAGGAGATCGCCCAACTGATCGCCGAGGCGGTGCGGTTCGCGCTCGCCGGGGCGCACCCCGACCCGGCCGGCGCGCTCGACCACCTCTACGCCGACGGGCTGCGGCCCAGGGCAGGAGCCCCGCGGTGA
- a CDS encoding phytanoyl-CoA dioxygenase family protein, translating to MSHPGEFTLTEAEQQLLPTPQDVRFYAEHGWYLSQRLLSDEDLAILESASERFYAGERDRQLPLRPPRLADWQGADGDVQRHNDYIHYQDEAIARVLCRPLLGAVAARLAQAREIRVFQSTLILKPPRPQEPSNLVPWHCDRHYWQTCSSEQMLTAFVPFHRCDEEMGTITMVDGSHLWKEIAGDDSTRHFADRDRRELEEILAETARFNGTEVRKVPVVIPAGHVSFHHCRTYHGSGANVSARPRRAISLHLQDGANQWRPYRKPDGTQVVYNHDVLVRRTEDDRPDYADPAWCPTLWQDAR from the coding sequence GTGTCGCACCCTGGTGAGTTCACCCTGACCGAGGCGGAGCAGCAGTTGCTCCCCACACCGCAGGACGTCCGCTTCTACGCCGAACACGGCTGGTATCTCTCCCAGCGCCTGCTGAGCGACGAGGACCTGGCGATCCTGGAGTCGGCGAGCGAGCGCTTCTACGCCGGTGAGCGCGACCGCCAACTGCCGCTGCGGCCGCCGCGGTTGGCCGACTGGCAAGGCGCGGACGGCGACGTGCAGCGCCACAACGACTACATCCACTACCAGGACGAGGCGATCGCCCGGGTGCTCTGCCGGCCGCTGCTGGGCGCGGTCGCCGCCCGGCTCGCGCAGGCGCGGGAGATCCGGGTCTTCCAGTCCACCCTGATCCTCAAGCCGCCGCGCCCGCAGGAGCCCAGCAACCTGGTGCCCTGGCACTGCGACCGCCACTACTGGCAGACCTGCAGCTCGGAGCAGATGCTCACCGCGTTCGTGCCCTTCCACCGCTGCGACGAGGAGATGGGCACCATCACCATGGTGGACGGCAGCCACCTGTGGAAGGAGATCGCGGGTGACGACTCCACCCGCCACTTCGCCGACCGCGACCGCCGCGAGCTGGAGGAGATCCTCGCCGAGACCGCCCGCTTCAACGGCACCGAGGTGCGCAAGGTGCCGGTGGTGATCCCGGCGGGGCACGTGAGCTTCCACCACTGCCGCACCTACCACGGCAGCGGCGCCAACGTCTCCGCGCGCCCGCGCCGGGCGATCTCGCTGCACCTGCAGGACGGCGCCAACCAGTGGCGCCCGTACCGCAAGCCCGACGGCACCCAGGTCGTCTACAACCACGACGTCCTGGTGCGCCGGACCGAGGACGACCGGCCCGACTACGCCGACCCGGCGTGGTGCCCGACGCTCTGGCAGGACGCGCGGTGA
- the hppD gene encoding 4-hydroxyphenylpyruvate dioxygenase, with the protein MSEPADPVAEFVARHGDGVAAIAVGCDDAAESFRTALAAGAVPLRDPVAHQEDGVRVVTAAVRGFGDVELRFVERAAPPPQTEPAGLLVELDHVAICVPAGELAGTARFMEQALGMRQIFTEYIQVGEQAMDSIVVQSPSGGVTFTLIEPDTTRAPGQIDGFLESHQGAGVQHLAFRSEDIALAVETFEKQGVRFLDTPAGYYDQLQQRLGDGAVPVIGLETLRRLNILVDQDHGGQLFQIFTSSTHPRRTLFLEVIDRRGALTFGSANIRALYEAVERTEDRSDAGQVSTAGER; encoded by the coding sequence GTGAGTGAACCAGCCGACCCGGTGGCCGAGTTCGTCGCCCGGCACGGCGACGGCGTGGCAGCGATCGCGGTCGGCTGCGACGACGCGGCCGAGTCCTTCCGGACGGCCCTGGCGGCCGGAGCCGTCCCGCTGCGCGACCCGGTGGCCCACCAGGAGGACGGCGTCCGGGTGGTCACCGCGGCGGTGCGCGGCTTCGGCGACGTGGAGTTGAGATTCGTCGAACGCGCGGCCCCGCCGCCTCAGACCGAACCAGCCGGCCTGCTGGTCGAGTTGGACCACGTCGCGATCTGCGTACCGGCCGGTGAGCTGGCCGGCACGGCCCGCTTCATGGAGCAGGCGCTCGGCATGCGGCAGATCTTCACCGAGTACATCCAGGTCGGCGAGCAGGCGATGGACTCGATCGTCGTGCAGAGCCCGTCCGGCGGCGTCACCTTCACGCTGATCGAGCCGGACACCACCCGCGCGCCCGGCCAGATCGACGGTTTCCTGGAGAGCCACCAGGGCGCCGGGGTGCAGCATCTGGCCTTCCGCAGCGAGGACATCGCGCTCGCCGTGGAGACCTTCGAGAAGCAGGGCGTGCGCTTCCTCGACACCCCCGCCGGCTACTACGACCAGCTCCAGCAGCGGCTGGGCGACGGCGCCGTCCCGGTGATCGGTCTTGAGACGCTGCGCCGGCTGAACATCCTGGTCGACCAGGACCACGGCGGCCAGCTCTTCCAGATCTTCACCAGCTCGACCCACCCGCGGCGCACCCTCTTCCTGGAGGTCATCGACCGCCGCGGCGCGCTGACCTTCGGCAGCGCCAACATCAGGGCGCTCTACGAGGCCGTCGAGCGTACCGAGGACCGCTCCGACGCCGGCCAGGTCTCAACGGCAGGAGAAAGGTGA
- a CDS encoding beta-ketoacyl-[acyl-carrier-protein] synthase family protein, which translates to MSAAARPGAVVTGIGLVTPLGRKPADFYEALLAGRSGLCRPPEDHAVGGWLESAGIAPWIDPLEVLPRTETKAADRFVLLALAAADDALADAGLVVGRDVDPRRVAVVVSTGGGGLQTFEQHSHRRLERGRTGVSPYLLPGMLSNMGAARIAIKYGIRGYSSAIVTACSAGAQSIAEALRLIRGGEADVVVCGAAESSLHPTIAAAFTNARALSSGWQDPTQASRPFDRRRNGFVLGEGSAVLVVERTEHADARGARGHADLLGWGASTDAHHPTTPRPDGEGAVDSMRAALASAGLAPADVDYVNAHGTGTRLGDLAEATALRAVFGEQGPAVSSTKGATGHLLGAGGAVEAVVAVLALSAGVVPPTLNLDEPDPACELDHVRGTARQLPVRAVLSNSFAFGGHNVSLVFAAPSSRAARDAAVAQDPRLP; encoded by the coding sequence GTGAGCGCCGCCGCCCGCCCCGGCGCGGTGGTCACCGGCATCGGCCTGGTGACGCCGCTGGGCCGCAAGCCGGCCGACTTCTACGAGGCGCTGCTGGCCGGCCGCTCCGGGCTGTGCCGCCCGCCGGAGGACCACGCGGTCGGCGGCTGGCTGGAGAGCGCCGGGATCGCCCCCTGGATCGACCCGCTGGAGGTGCTGCCGCGCACCGAGACCAAGGCGGCCGACCGCTTCGTGCTGCTCGCCCTCGCGGCGGCCGACGACGCGCTCGCCGACGCTGGCCTGGTGGTGGGCCGGGATGTGGACCCGCGCCGGGTCGCCGTGGTGGTCTCCACCGGCGGCGGCGGGCTGCAGACCTTCGAGCAGCACTCGCACCGGCGCCTGGAGCGCGGCCGCACCGGCGTCAGCCCGTATCTGCTGCCCGGCATGCTCTCCAATATGGGAGCCGCCCGGATCGCCATCAAGTACGGTATCCGAGGCTACAGTTCGGCCATCGTGACGGCCTGCTCGGCGGGTGCCCAGTCGATCGCCGAGGCGCTGCGGCTGATCCGGGGCGGCGAGGCCGATGTGGTGGTGTGCGGCGCGGCGGAGTCCTCGCTGCACCCGACGATCGCCGCCGCCTTCACCAACGCCCGTGCGCTGTCCAGCGGTTGGCAGGATCCGACGCAGGCCAGCCGGCCCTTCGACCGGCGTCGCAACGGCTTCGTGCTCGGCGAGGGCAGCGCGGTGCTGGTGGTGGAGCGCACCGAGCACGCGGACGCCCGTGGCGCCCGCGGTCATGCCGACCTGCTCGGCTGGGGCGCCTCCACCGACGCCCACCACCCGACCACCCCGCGCCCGGACGGCGAGGGCGCCGTCGACTCCATGCGGGCGGCGCTGGCCTCCGCCGGGCTCGCGCCGGCCGACGTCGACTACGTCAACGCCCATGGCACCGGGACCAGGTTGGGCGATCTGGCGGAGGCCACCGCGCTGCGCGCGGTCTTCGGCGAGCAGGGCCCGGCGGTCAGCTCCACCAAGGGCGCCACCGGGCATCTGCTGGGCGCCGGCGGGGCGGTGGAGGCGGTGGTCGCCGTCCTGGCGCTCTCGGCGGGGGTGGTGCCGCCCACGCTCAACCTGGACGAGCCGGACCCGGCCTGCGAGCTCGACCATGTCCGGGGCACGGCACGGCAGTTGCCCGTACGCGCGGTGCTCTCCAACTCCTTCGCCTTCGGCGGGCACAACGTCAGCCTGGTCTTCGCCGCCCCGAGCAGCAGGGCGGCACGGGACGCCGCCGTGGCCCAGGACCCCCGACTCCCATGA
- a CDS encoding class I adenylate-forming enzyme family protein yields the protein MSVRQIRARLAADPETGAGNVLPARMALGVGLDQPLLSFDTEIDGMAAWEPLTVRELDRLVRARAAALAAAGIRPRDPVVVHADAAADTVLAFLALTRLGAIPALLNPRLEPEKAARYIRKLTAVGLLADERHRAELAAQDTGTPLLPDIATLGAADPDAAPPAYRHAPEDPVAITHSSGTTGLPKAVLHSHSSLYAAIRYRLALPRPQGSDRMLSALPAAHAATLIALNLALSSQAEIAFLSGQTGSDVLAAIELQRPHGVFGFAATWSDLARHDLSARDLSSVALWWNTGDCAHETHIRHLIAQGSHEAMVGRERRRVPGSVFVDGLGSTEMGHSHFHLTHTSDTDRYGRCVGKPHPFVDCAVLDPAGEPLEPYQVGELGTRSPTLAVGYWNDSASTYRTRVRGYFLTGDLMYRDEEGYYYHVDRAVDSVDLGGGRRLHTAMSEERVLVGCPDVLDCTVVAVRDGERVITDVLLQLAAGADRERDRGKEVRAALEDAVAATVRQVIAVEDAAIPLGPTGKVRKVLLRERHLAALAAEVAR from the coding sequence ATGAGCGTCCGTCAGATCCGCGCCAGGCTCGCCGCCGATCCGGAGACCGGCGCCGGGAACGTGCTCCCCGCCCGGATGGCCCTCGGCGTCGGCCTGGACCAGCCGCTGCTGTCCTTCGACACCGAGATCGATGGCATGGCCGCCTGGGAGCCGCTCACCGTAAGGGAGTTGGACCGCCTGGTGCGGGCCCGAGCGGCCGCGCTGGCCGCCGCCGGGATCCGCCCGCGCGACCCGGTGGTGGTGCACGCCGACGCCGCCGCCGACACGGTGCTCGCCTTCCTCGCGCTGACCCGGCTCGGAGCGATCCCCGCGCTGCTCAACCCCCGGCTGGAGCCGGAGAAGGCGGCCCGCTACATCCGGAAGCTGACCGCGGTCGGCCTGCTGGCCGATGAGCGGCACCGCGCCGAACTCGCCGCCCAGGACACCGGCACACCGCTGCTGCCCGATATCGCCACCCTCGGCGCCGCCGACCCGGACGCCGCGCCGCCCGCCTACCGCCACGCTCCCGAGGACCCGGTGGCGATCACCCACTCCTCGGGCACCACCGGCCTGCCCAAGGCGGTGCTGCACTCGCACAGCAGCCTGTACGCGGCGATCCGCTACCGCCTCGCGCTGCCCCGCCCGCAGGGCTCGGACCGGATGCTCAGCGCGCTGCCCGCCGCGCACGCCGCCACCCTGATCGCCCTCAACCTGGCGCTCAGCTCGCAGGCCGAGATCGCCTTCCTGTCCGGCCAGACCGGCTCCGACGTGCTGGCCGCGATCGAACTCCAGCGCCCGCACGGGGTGTTCGGCTTCGCCGCGACCTGGTCGGACCTGGCCAGGCACGACCTGTCCGCGCGCGACCTCTCCTCGGTGGCGCTCTGGTGGAACACCGGGGACTGCGCCCATGAGACGCACATCCGCCACCTGATCGCCCAGGGCAGCCATGAGGCGATGGTGGGCCGCGAGCGCCGACGCGTGCCCGGTTCGGTCTTCGTGGACGGCCTGGGCTCCACCGAGATGGGCCACTCGCACTTCCACCTCACCCACACCTCGGACACCGACCGCTACGGGCGCTGCGTGGGCAAGCCGCACCCGTTTGTCGACTGCGCCGTCCTGGATCCTGCGGGCGAGCCACTGGAGCCGTACCAGGTAGGGGAGTTGGGTACCAGGTCGCCCACCCTGGCGGTGGGTTACTGGAACGACTCGGCGAGCACCTACCGCACCCGGGTGCGCGGCTACTTCCTCACCGGCGACCTGATGTACCGCGACGAGGAGGGCTACTACTACCACGTGGACCGCGCGGTGGACTCGGTCGACCTCGGCGGTGGCCGGCGCCTGCACACCGCGATGTCCGAGGAGCGGGTGCTGGTGGGCTGCCCGGACGTGCTGGACTGCACGGTGGTGGCGGTGCGCGACGGCGAGCGGGTGATCACCGACGTGCTGCTGCAACTCGCCGCCGGCGCCGACCGCGAGCGCGATCGCGGCAAGGAGGTACGGGCCGCACTGGAGGACGCGGTGGCCGCAACGGTGCGCCAGGTGATCGCGGTCGAGGACGCCGCCATCCCGCTCGGGCCCACCGGCAAGGTCCGCAAGGTGCTGCTGCGTGAACGCCACCTGGCGGCCCTCGCCGCCGAGGTCGCCCGGTGA
- a CDS encoding beta-ketoacyl synthase chain length factor — protein MTEAGAKGLVVLVSAHWPTGPQDTVTPVPGFILSGFSPLVAEVADRCLRERPARRPERTGVLLASVRGDTVTPELVAAALAEGRPVAPLLFYQSNPNAVAGHVAARWGLCGPVVCTAPPGDGPQSVLADALGCAALLIADGDADEVLVVVADQGRAAGDTDHAVALLVGPAEPGMTATAPRRPMTSEGRDQRS, from the coding sequence GTGACTGAGGCCGGCGCCAAGGGCCTGGTCGTGCTGGTGAGCGCGCACTGGCCGACCGGCCCGCAGGACACCGTGACCCCCGTGCCCGGGTTCATCCTCTCCGGCTTCAGCCCGCTGGTCGCCGAGGTGGCCGACCGCTGCCTGCGCGAGCGGCCCGCCCGACGCCCCGAGCGCACCGGGGTGCTGCTGGCCAGCGTGCGCGGCGACACGGTGACGCCGGAGCTGGTCGCGGCCGCGCTGGCCGAGGGCCGCCCGGTCGCCCCGCTGCTCTTCTACCAGTCCAACCCCAATGCCGTGGCCGGGCATGTCGCCGCCCGCTGGGGGCTGTGCGGTCCGGTGGTGTGCACGGCTCCGCCCGGCGACGGGCCGCAGTCCGTCCTCGCGGACGCGCTGGGCTGCGCGGCCCTGCTGATCGCGGACGGCGACGCGGACGAGGTCCTGGTCGTGGTGGCCGACCAGGGCCGGGCGGCGGGGGACACCGACCATGCCGTCGCCCTGCTGGTGGGCCCAGCCGAACCAGGTATGACCGCGACCGCGCCCCGAAGACCGATGACCAGTGAAGGAAGGGACCAGCGCTCATGA
- a CDS encoding beta-ketoacyl synthase N-terminal-like domain-containing protein, with product MHDPSSPRPPARVVVVTGLDALSAHGRGAEPASRRITDGEAAFDEVRRFATQGRRVHRAALLPDAGSLLDELTGSVRRACAQAELDGGARAGCPLLLAVHSDEPTPQGPLSRAVAASCGLPAATRLYTTACVAGSTAVADAAALIAAGRLERVVVAAGYLVEPVQYALFDAGRALARDGEVRPFSRDRRGVLLGDGVAAVVLEAEQAAAARGVPALAVLAGWGRAGDAHHVIRPRPDGDGLVRAIGSALRRAAVGAEQVGYVNANANGTALGDSAEAAALHRVFGERVAELPVSSTKGAHGHALEGSALLELVVTVGALRSGRLPVQAGYREADPQCRLDLVLDRPRPSAARYALSLNSAFGGANTALLVGAA from the coding sequence ATGCATGACCCGAGCTCGCCGCGGCCGCCCGCCCGGGTCGTGGTGGTGACCGGCCTCGACGCGCTCAGCGCGCACGGCCGTGGCGCGGAGCCGGCGAGCCGTCGGATCACCGACGGCGAGGCGGCCTTCGACGAGGTACGGCGGTTCGCCACACAGGGCCGACGGGTGCACCGCGCCGCCCTGCTCCCGGACGCCGGGTCGCTGCTGGATGAACTCACCGGATCGGTCCGACGGGCTTGCGCACAGGCCGAGTTGGACGGCGGCGCACGGGCGGGCTGCCCGCTGCTGCTGGCTGTGCACAGCGACGAGCCCACCCCGCAGGGGCCGCTCTCGCGGGCCGTGGCGGCGAGCTGCGGGCTGCCCGCCGCCACCCGGCTCTACACCACGGCCTGCGTCGCGGGCAGCACGGCCGTTGCCGACGCCGCCGCGCTGATTGCGGCCGGGCGCCTGGAGCGCGTCGTGGTGGCCGCCGGGTATCTGGTGGAGCCGGTGCAGTACGCGCTGTTCGACGCCGGCCGGGCGCTGGCCCGCGACGGCGAGGTGCGCCCGTTCAGTCGGGACCGGCGCGGTGTGCTGCTCGGTGACGGCGTCGCGGCGGTGGTCCTGGAGGCCGAGCAGGCCGCCGCGGCCCGCGGCGTGCCGGCCCTGGCGGTGCTCGCGGGCTGGGGCCGGGCCGGGGACGCCCACCATGTGATCCGGCCGCGCCCGGACGGCGACGGGCTGGTCCGCGCGATCGGCTCCGCGCTGCGCCGGGCCGCGGTCGGCGCCGAGCAGGTCGGCTATGTGAACGCCAACGCCAACGGCACCGCGCTCGGCGACAGCGCCGAAGCCGCCGCCCTGCACCGGGTGTTCGGCGAGCGCGTCGCCGAGCTGCCGGTGAGCTCGACCAAGGGCGCGCACGGCCACGCGCTGGAGGGTTCGGCGCTGCTGGAGCTGGTGGTCACCGTCGGTGCGCTGCGCTCGGGCCGGCTGCCGGTGCAGGCCGGCTACCGCGAGGCCGACCCGCAGTGCCGACTCGACCTGGTGCTCGACCGGCCCCGGCCGAGCGCCGCGCGCTATGCGCTCAGCCTCAACTCGGCGTTCGGCGGCGCCAATACGGCGCTCCTGGTGGGTGCCGCATGA
- a CDS encoding acyl carrier protein, producing the protein MGPTSSPGRQEVLAMLATFGNREPRQVDEVVGSLELTWLITEVEQRYAVTLELSDDDLDRMGTVTGATEVLREALAGGARHA; encoded by the coding sequence ATGGGCCCCACATCGTCGCCCGGCCGCCAGGAGGTGCTCGCGATGCTGGCGACCTTCGGCAACCGGGAACCCCGACAGGTGGACGAGGTCGTCGGCTCCCTCGAACTCACCTGGCTGATCACCGAGGTGGAGCAGCGCTACGCCGTCACGCTCGAGCTGAGCGACGACGATCTCGACCGGATGGGTACCGTGACCGGCGCCACCGAGGTGCTGCGCGAGGCGCTCGCCGGCGGGGCCCGCCATGCATGA
- a CDS encoding acyl carrier protein: MKEEISTFIVQSLREMNYDVDDVTDETDLGPAGLDLESLALAELTVQLEDVYGIKFSDEDIETLATLNLGEFATTLAGRLAVSRGQS; the protein is encoded by the coding sequence GTGAAAGAGGAGATCAGCACGTTCATCGTCCAGTCCCTGCGGGAGATGAACTACGACGTCGACGACGTCACCGACGAGACCGACCTCGGACCCGCAGGCCTCGACCTGGAGTCGCTCGCCCTGGCCGAGTTGACGGTCCAGTTGGAGGACGTCTACGGCATCAAGTTCAGCGACGAGGACATCGAGACGCTGGCGACGCTCAACCTCGGCGAGTTCGCCACCACCCTGGCCGGGCGGCTCGCCGTGTCCAGAGGCCAGAGCTGA